A single region of the Halopiger xanaduensis SH-6 genome encodes:
- a CDS encoding TIGR04053 family radical SAM/SPASM domain-containing protein, with protein MRPGHVDTSERPFVLIWEVTQACALACDHCRADAQEKRHPDELSTAEGKRLLEEAAEFGEGQLVVLSGGDPLVRDDVEELVDYGTDLGLRMTITPSGTHSLTADRIEALADAGLKRMAVSFDGASAATHDDFRGENGSFEETVRAVEDARAAGLPVQVNTTVCRQTVGELPEIRELLRDLGAVLWSVFFLVPVGRGRVLEPIDPDEADAVMAWLNDVSDEEPFGVKTTEAPQYRRVAMQRATDGSSGGPRSGSGASAENGPADGIGRRTGIIAGDGFAFVSHTGEVFPSGFLPQSAGNVRDEPLTDIYRDSSLFRSLRDRDNLEGKCGACPYHHVCGGSRSRAYAHTGNPLASDPLCPYVPGEYDGPLPWEETSTIERPASGD; from the coding sequence ATCTGGGAGGTCACCCAGGCCTGCGCGCTCGCCTGCGACCACTGCCGGGCCGACGCGCAGGAGAAACGCCACCCCGACGAACTCTCGACGGCCGAGGGAAAGCGCCTGCTCGAGGAGGCCGCCGAGTTCGGCGAGGGGCAGTTAGTCGTCCTCTCGGGCGGCGATCCGCTCGTCCGCGACGACGTCGAGGAACTGGTCGATTACGGGACCGACCTGGGTCTCCGGATGACGATCACGCCCAGCGGGACCCACTCGCTGACCGCCGACCGCATCGAGGCGCTGGCCGACGCCGGGCTGAAGCGGATGGCGGTCAGTTTCGACGGCGCGTCGGCCGCGACCCACGATGACTTCCGCGGCGAGAACGGGAGCTTCGAGGAAACCGTGCGAGCCGTCGAGGACGCCCGCGCGGCCGGTCTCCCCGTGCAGGTGAACACAACCGTCTGCCGCCAGACCGTCGGCGAACTCCCCGAGATCAGGGAGCTGCTGCGCGATCTCGGCGCGGTCCTGTGGAGCGTCTTCTTCCTCGTGCCCGTCGGCCGCGGCCGCGTCCTCGAGCCGATCGATCCCGACGAGGCCGACGCGGTGATGGCCTGGTTGAACGACGTCAGCGACGAGGAGCCGTTCGGCGTTAAGACGACCGAAGCGCCCCAGTACCGCCGGGTCGCGATGCAGCGAGCGACCGACGGCTCGAGCGGCGGGCCTCGGTCCGGTTCCGGTGCCAGCGCCGAAAACGGACCCGCAGACGGCATCGGCCGCCGAACCGGCATCATCGCCGGCGACGGCTTCGCGTTCGTGAGTCACACCGGCGAGGTCTTCCCCTCGGGCTTCCTGCCGCAGTCGGCCGGCAATGTCCGCGACGAACCCCTCACCGACATCTACCGCGACTCGTCGCTGTTCCGGTCGCTGCGCGATCGCGACAACCTCGAGGGGAAGTGCGGTGCCTGTCCGTACCACCACGTCTGCGGCGGCAGCCGCTCGCGGGCCTACGCCCACACCGGGAATCCGCTCGCGAGCGACCCGCTCTGTCCGTACGTTCCCGGGGAGTACGACGGACCGCTGCCGTGGGAAGAGACATCGACGATCGAGCGGCCGGCTTCGGGCGACTAA